A DNA window from Robbsia sp. KACC 23696 contains the following coding sequences:
- a CDS encoding PepSY-associated TM helix domain-containing protein, with protein sequence MTVKATRTPTPATQPGAEKASAEKPRGFRQSMAWLHTWAGLLVGWVLFMVFAFGTVSYYRTTLTDWMQPERLISVSPDAWHATQPSAETRATPAVPSFPEGVRRQMRATTQAADWLAQHAAGASRWTISLPGSGVTNTSVSWQDANGYQTQILPGSNGLTPRATEGGDFFYNFHFQLRYLPIPIARWIISACAMSMLVALISGIVTHRRIFVDFFTFRPRKGQRSWLDAHNVSAVLALPYHLMITYTGLATLMVMLMPWGMKERYPDGGAMAFYGEAYDFALPGKASGQPLPLPPLLPLLHDATARFGNHETAVITVDNPGDAAAQLKFSRGTDAKISVAPESVTYDAHGTVIATRLMDGAAASTVGVMYGLHEARFAPPLLRAIFFLSGLAGTLMVASGLIIWTNKQRQKRKIHGDRFHFGLWLVERLNLAAIGGLPLAMAAYFYANRLIPALQPQRAALEVQAFFVVWAIAAVHAALRSGRRGWIEQTVAGAAAFAVLPIVDRLSIGSWVMPGFDLALLAAAILLGTMARYLAATPRPARAPVAPLPGDKRSARDADRHASASSIHESR encoded by the coding sequence ATGACAGTGAAAGCAACGAGGACGCCGACGCCTGCCACGCAACCAGGCGCCGAGAAAGCCAGCGCCGAAAAACCGCGCGGTTTCCGGCAATCGATGGCTTGGCTGCATACCTGGGCCGGCCTGCTGGTGGGCTGGGTTTTGTTCATGGTTTTCGCATTCGGCACGGTCTCGTATTACCGAACGACGCTGACCGATTGGATGCAGCCGGAGCGGCTGATTTCGGTATCGCCAGACGCGTGGCACGCGACGCAGCCGTCCGCTGAGACGCGTGCCACGCCGGCTGTCCCCTCTTTTCCCGAGGGCGTGCGCCGACAAATGCGCGCCACGACGCAGGCCGCCGACTGGCTTGCCCAGCACGCCGCCGGTGCCAGCCGCTGGACGATCTCGCTGCCCGGCAGCGGCGTGACCAACACCAGCGTCTCCTGGCAGGATGCCAATGGCTATCAAACGCAGATTCTGCCCGGTTCGAACGGTCTGACGCCGCGCGCGACCGAGGGCGGCGATTTTTTCTATAACTTCCATTTCCAGCTGCGTTACCTGCCCATTCCGATCGCGCGCTGGATTATCAGCGCCTGCGCGATGAGCATGCTGGTGGCACTGATCAGCGGCATCGTCACGCATCGCCGCATCTTCGTCGACTTTTTCACATTCAGGCCCCGTAAAGGCCAGCGCTCCTGGCTCGATGCCCACAATGTCAGTGCCGTCCTCGCACTGCCCTACCATCTGATGATCACCTATACGGGCCTTGCGACGCTGATGGTGATGCTGATGCCCTGGGGCATGAAAGAGCGCTATCCCGACGGCGGCGCGATGGCGTTCTACGGCGAGGCCTATGACTTCGCACTGCCCGGGAAAGCGTCGGGGCAGCCGCTGCCGCTCCCGCCCTTGCTACCGTTGCTGCACGATGCGACAGCGCGCTTTGGCAATCACGAGACGGCAGTGATCACCGTCGATAATCCGGGTGACGCCGCGGCGCAGCTCAAGTTCAGTCGCGGCACCGATGCGAAGATCTCCGTCGCGCCGGAGTCCGTGACCTACGATGCGCACGGCACGGTCATCGCCACACGCCTCATGGACGGTGCCGCCGCAAGCACGGTGGGCGTCATGTACGGCCTGCACGAAGCGCGATTCGCACCGCCCCTGCTCCGCGCGATCTTTTTCCTGTCGGGCCTGGCAGGGACCTTGATGGTTGCGAGCGGGCTGATCATCTGGACCAACAAGCAGCGGCAGAAACGTAAAATCCACGGTGACCGCTTCCACTTCGGCCTGTGGCTGGTCGAACGCCTGAATCTGGCGGCGATCGGTGGGTTGCCGCTCGCGATGGCAGCGTATTTTTACGCCAACCGTTTGATTCCCGCGCTACAGCCGCAACGTGCCGCGCTGGAGGTCCAAGCCTTCTTCGTGGTGTGGGCGATTGCCGCGGTACACGCCGCCCTGCGCAGCGGGCGACGTGGCTGGATCGAGCAGACCGTTGCCGGTGCAGCGGCATTCGCCGTGTTGCCGATCGTCGATCGGCTTAGCATCGGTAGCTGGGTGATGCCGGGTTTCGATCTGGCGCTGCTGGCCGCGGCCATCCTGCTCGGGACGATGGCGCGCTATCTGGCCGCCACGCCGCGTCCCGCACGCGCGCCAGTCGCGCCCCTTCCGGGAGATAAGCGATCGGCGCGCGACGCCGATCGTCACGCCTCCGCTTCCTCCATACATGAATCACGATGA
- a CDS encoding iron transporter — translation MSVNPSPAPRSAPSSRPGGVTLRYRVAVLARTIAAVGGGYGCAALAATCIARWPGAARGDAVGLGMALSFAVMVCVVIGVFAARSAMRACISVAVLAAALFALLSALR, via the coding sequence GTGTCCGTCAATCCTTCGCCCGCTCCACGTTCCGCCCCGTCTTCGCGACCGGGCGGCGTGACCCTGCGTTATCGGGTAGCGGTCCTTGCTCGGACGATCGCCGCGGTGGGCGGCGGTTATGGCTGCGCGGCGCTTGCGGCCACGTGCATCGCCCGCTGGCCCGGTGCGGCCCGCGGCGACGCCGTCGGCCTTGGCATGGCGTTGAGCTTTGCGGTCATGGTGTGTGTCGTGATCGGCGTGTTTGCCGCTCGCTCGGCGATGCGCGCCTGCATCAGTGTCGCCGTATTGGCCGCGGCCCTGTTCGCGCTGTTGAGTGCGCTGCGATGA
- a CDS encoding DUF3325 domain-containing protein: MNDAVALALALSPALGGFAVLSMAMSRHQETLIGTTLRPPANKGLQAAGAILLCLALAACIWHWGGPIGVVAWLGILTAAAQALVLLVRYLPGVARHLAWALPLVGLLVWFTAH, translated from the coding sequence ATGAACGATGCCGTCGCACTCGCCCTGGCCTTGTCGCCTGCCCTGGGCGGCTTTGCCGTATTGAGCATGGCCATGAGCCGCCATCAGGAAACCCTGATCGGCACCACGCTCCGTCCGCCCGCGAATAAGGGCCTTCAGGCAGCCGGGGCGATTCTGCTCTGTCTCGCCTTAGCCGCCTGCATCTGGCATTGGGGCGGTCCGATCGGCGTCGTTGCCTGGTTGGGCATCTTGACCGCCGCGGCGCAGGCGCTGGTCCTGCTGGTGCGCTATCTGCCAGGCGTCGCCCGACACCTCGCCTGGGCCCTGCCACTGGTGGGTCTCCTGGTCTGGTTCACCGCGCATTGA
- a CDS encoding sigma-54 dependent transcriptional regulator, producing MMQDGLTVLFVEDDEFVRRANMQSLQLADVDVTGFANAESALAHIDAALPGIVVCDVKLPGLSGLDLLALCRERAPDVPVILVTGHGDITMAVQAMRDGAYDFIEKPFSAERLVETVRRALAHRRLWLENQALRRQLMAGDPAGARLVGQSVAMARVRELVANVADTDVPVLVHGDTGTGKEVVARRLHALSPRADKPFVALNCGALPEALFENEMFGYEPGAFQGAVRRRIGKLEHASGGTLFLDEIESMALASQVKLLRVLEDGLIERLGANEPVRVDCRIIAAAKGDMASLVASGKFRSDLLYRLNVVTITLPPLSARRDDIGPLFDFFVLEAAVRYQRPVPVSAEQRRAALIQRDWPGNVRELRNAAERFVLGIPDGPATGGAQDAALSLKERTEMFESAVIADTLREHKGSVSATAGALQLPKATLYEKLKRYSIQARSDAG from the coding sequence ATGATGCAAGACGGTCTGACAGTATTATTCGTGGAAGACGACGAATTCGTTCGTCGCGCCAATATGCAGAGCCTGCAGCTGGCCGACGTCGACGTCACCGGTTTTGCCAATGCGGAAAGCGCCTTGGCGCACATCGACGCCGCACTGCCCGGCATCGTGGTGTGCGATGTCAAATTGCCCGGCCTCAGCGGCCTGGACTTGCTCGCCCTATGCCGCGAACGCGCCCCCGATGTGCCGGTGATTCTGGTCACCGGCCATGGCGACATCACGATGGCCGTCCAGGCGATGCGTGACGGCGCCTACGACTTTATCGAGAAACCGTTTTCCGCCGAACGGCTGGTGGAGACGGTCCGACGCGCGCTCGCGCACCGGCGCCTGTGGCTGGAAAATCAGGCGCTGCGGCGACAGTTGATGGCCGGCGACCCGGCCGGCGCACGGCTGGTGGGACAAAGCGTGGCGATGGCAAGGGTGCGCGAGCTGGTGGCCAACGTCGCCGATACCGATGTGCCGGTGCTGGTCCACGGCGACACGGGCACCGGAAAGGAGGTCGTCGCACGCCGCTTGCACGCCCTGTCGCCGCGCGCAGACAAGCCCTTCGTCGCGTTGAATTGCGGCGCCTTGCCCGAGGCGCTGTTCGAGAACGAAATGTTCGGTTACGAGCCGGGGGCCTTCCAGGGCGCGGTACGGCGCCGGATCGGCAAGCTCGAACATGCGTCGGGAGGTACGTTGTTTCTCGACGAAATCGAGAGCATGGCGCTCGCGTCCCAGGTCAAGTTGCTGCGCGTGCTCGAAGACGGCCTGATCGAGCGGCTGGGAGCGAACGAGCCGGTGCGCGTGGACTGCCGCATCATCGCCGCGGCGAAAGGGGATATGGCGAGCCTTGTCGCCAGCGGCAAGTTTCGCAGCGACCTGCTGTATCGTCTGAATGTGGTGACGATCACGCTGCCACCGCTCAGTGCGCGCCGCGACGATATCGGGCCCTTGTTCGACTTTTTCGTGCTCGAGGCCGCCGTCCGATATCAACGTCCGGTGCCCGTGTCGGCCGAACAGCGCCGCGCCGCTTTGATTCAGCGCGACTGGCCGGGCAATGTCCGCGAACTGCGCAATGCGGCGGAACGCTTTGTACTCGGCATTCCCGACGGGCCCGCCACCGGCGGCGCGCAAGATGCCGCGCTGTCCTTGAAGGAACGCACCGAAATGTTCGAAAGCGCCGTCATTGCCGACACCTTGCGCGAACACAAAGGCTCCGTCAGCGCCACCGCGGGCGCGTTGCAACTGCCGAAAGCCACGCTATACGAGAAGCTGAAACGCTATAGCATCCAGGCCCGCAGTGACGCCGGCTGA